Proteins encoded in a region of the Anguilla anguilla isolate fAngAng1 chromosome 10, fAngAng1.pri, whole genome shotgun sequence genome:
- the LOC118206319 gene encoding drebrin-like protein, with amino-acid sequence MKAINLDTYSLSLLTAKEDILNPRSSTNWALFNYDGATNNLKLSDSGAGGLSELAEKFHESRPLYGLCRMAPLESGQRRIVLIAWVGEGVGEQRREECISHIPAIKAFFKEANAFITANCLDDVAEERINIIISKTGAPPERIKRSPRAVDKEETVGTNYRKTNAAMEMHRINRESFWARAEREEEERKEEERRRAAEDRRRLEKERVLQERREAEERDRKMEEKLQMIEEQRRLQAKQDAEMRKQEKSKWEQQQREHEEDMRARFRRSESIEKAAEAAALVSQRSMNPREFFRQLSSSSMSSTSPGSPRTVKPPFRRYQRSLTDTAFIFGRADTPSSPRSPPLGSPFSRTPTSPFPRPMSPNSPAFFPSNSTQRSPPSSSLPKPPRPTPAQPDSPTRPAAPSQPLPLSPAAPPTVAPASPDPRASLDSPSLRGAPTAPLPDAPAVSSLERSDVYVATRMLSDLEPEADLTVQALLVDTSIAPVAEEEEEEEEEEEARPSERKATVEVLPDKAEVETSALASPLPNSETEPVEGTVNAVLVMATEAPDEAEPGQEEEPTVDDAEEAGRPGSEPAFCAPAVAPALVEQAEEEEEPEAVSHPDPEPIRTEEATDAVDANRPTPHEEAVHPANGMNGGEDIIETAERNGTERSVSPSEKALSPRVPRHDGTGDDIITENTENGEEVSLDGQLCVRALYDYQAGDESELSLEPGDIISDVEAVDKAWWRGCSKDGRQGLFPANYVETI; translated from the exons GGCTCTGTTTAACTATGATGGGGCCACCAACAACCTCAAGCTCTCCGACTCTGGAG CGGGCGGCCTGTCGGAGTTGGCGGAGAAGTTTCACGAGAGCAGGCCCCTGTACGGGCTGTGCCGGATGGCGCCGCTGGAGTCGGGGCAGCGGCGCATCGTCTTGATCGCCTGG gtgggggaaggggtgggagAACAGCGCAGAGAGGAGTGCATCAGTCACATCCCCGCCATCAAGGCCTTCTTCAAG GAGGCCAATGCTTTTATCACCGCTAACTGCCTGGATGATGTGGCGGAGGAGAGAATTAACATCATCATTAGCAAGACGGGAGCCCCGCCAGAGAGAATCAAGAGGAGCCCTCGGGCTGTGGATAAGGAGGAGACTGTG GGAACGAACTACAGGAAGACAAACGCTGCCATGGAGATGCACAGAATCAACAGAGAGTCCTTCTGGGCACGTGCAGAG cgcgaggaagaggagaggaaagaggaagagcgTCGGCGGGCTGCGGAGGACAGGCGGaggctggagaaggagagggttCTGCAGGAGCGCAGGGAGGcggaggagagggacaggaagaTGGAGGAGAAACTGCAGATGATAGAGGAGCAGAG GAGACTGCAGGCCAAGCAGGATGCTGAGATGCGGAAGCAAGAGAAATCCAAATGG gagcagcagcagagggagCACGAGGAAGACATGAGAGCCCGTTTCAGACGCAGCGAGTCCATCGAGAAAGCAGCA GAGGCAGCAGCGCTCGTGTCTCAGCGTTCCATGAATCCGCGAGAGTTCTTCAGACAGCTGTCCTCATCATCAATGAGCTCCACCAGCCCAGGCTCTCCACGCACAG TCAAGCCCCCGTTCCGCCGCTACCAGCGCAGTTTGACGGACACGGCCTTCATCTTTGGGAGGGCCGACACCCCGAGctccccccgcagccccccctTGGGTTCCCCCTTCAGCCGCACCCCCACGTCCCCCTTCCCGAGACCCATGTCCCCCAACAGCCCCGCGTTCTTCCCCTCCAACTCCACCCAGCGCTCCCCCCCAAGCTCGTCCCTGCCCAAACCCCCCCGTCCCACACCGGCCCAGCCTGACAGCCCGACTCGGCCTGCTGCTCcctctcagcccctccccctgtcccctgCTGCCCCGCCTACAGTGGCCCCCGCCTCTCCAGACCCCCGTGCCAGCCTGGACTCGCCCTCCCTGCGGGGGGCGCCCACTGCACCCCTCCCTGATGCACCAGCGGTATCGTCATTGGAACGAAGTG ACGTGTACGTGGCCACCCGCATGCTGAGCGACCTGGAACCAGAGGCCGACCTGACGGTACAGGCCCTGCTGGTGGACACCAGTATCGCCCCCGttgctgaggaagaggaggaggaggaggaggaagaggaggccagaCCCTCGGAGAGGAAGGCAACAGTGGAAGTCCTGCCAGACAAAGCGGAGGTGGAGACATCTGCACTTGCCTCCCCTCTGCCAAACTCAGAGACCGAGCCTGTGGAGGGGACGGTCAATGCTGTCCTCGTCATGGCAACAGAGGCGCCCGACGAGGCCGAGCCTGGACAAGAGGAGGAGCCGACGGTGGATGACGCGGAGGAGGCGGGAAGGCCTGGGTCTGAACCGGCCTTCTGTGCTCCAGCTGTGGCACCTGCCCTGGTGGAGCaagctgaagaggaggaggagcctgaaGCTGTCAGTCATCCAGACCCAGAGCCTATCAGAACAG AGGAGGCTACTGATGCAGTGGACGCCAACCGACCCACGCCGCACGAGGAAGCCGTCCATCCAGCCAATGGGATGAACGGTGGTGAGGATATCATCGAGACCGCAGAACGGAACGGCACAG AACGGTCCGTTAGTCCCTCTGAAAAAGCCCTGTCGCCCCGTGTCCCGAGGCATGATGGGACGggagatgacatcatcaccgAGAACACAGAGAATGGGGAAGAG GTCTCTCTAGATGGGCAGTTGTGTGTGCGGGCTCTCTATGACTACCAAGCTG GGGACGAATCAGAGCTCTCCCTGGAGcctggtgacatcatcagcgaCGTGGAGGCCGTGGACAAAGCCTGGTGGAGGGGCTGCAGCAAAGATGGCCGCCAAGGGCTCTTCCCAGCGAATTACGTGGAGACCATCTAA